Proteins encoded by one window of Actinocorallia herbida:
- a CDS encoding helix-turn-helix transcriptional regulator, with translation MVWENGSPGPHRVLPDGCLDLVWAGGEVVVAGPDTGFRVVSGGGGVVLGLRFTHGMGPVVLGVPAVELVDRLVPLADLWGGAEAERLAERLAEASAPGAVLASLAARRMGEAGPDPLAAELFAGPVGSVAGLAGRVGLSERQLHRRALASFGYGVKTLMRVRRLSGALDLLREGVAPAEAAVRGGYADQAHLGREVKAMTGLPPSAYRPAR, from the coding sequence GTGGTCTGGGAGAACGGGTCGCCCGGGCCCCATCGGGTGTTGCCGGACGGGTGTCTTGATCTGGTGTGGGCGGGGGGTGAGGTGGTCGTCGCGGGGCCGGATACGGGGTTTCGGGTGGTCTCCGGTGGGGGTGGGGTGGTCTTGGGGCTGCGGTTCACGCATGGGATGGGGCCTGTGGTGCTCGGGGTTCCGGCCGTGGAGCTGGTCGATCGTCTTGTGCCGCTCGCCGATCTGTGGGGCGGTGCGGAGGCGGAGCGGCTCGCCGAGCGGCTGGCGGAGGCGTCCGCGCCCGGGGCGGTGCTCGCCTCGCTCGCCGCGCGGCGGATGGGGGAGGCGGGGCCTGATCCGCTGGCGGCCGAGTTGTTCGCGGGGCCGGTGGGGTCGGTGGCGGGGCTCGCGGGGCGGGTGGGGCTCAGCGAGCGTCAGTTGCACCGTCGGGCCCTTGCGTCGTTCGGGTACGGGGTGAAGACGCTGATGCGGGTCAGGCGGCTCAGCGGGGCGCTGGACCTCCTGCGGGAGGGCGTGGCGCCCGCCGAGGCCGCCGTGCGGGGCGGTTACGCCGACCAGGCGCACCTCGGGCGCGAGGTCAAGGCGATGACGGGGCTGCCGCCGTCGGCGTACCGCCCGGCGCGGTGA
- a CDS encoding VOC family protein: protein MKAHLDLIGLVVADMAASLAFYRRLGLDLPDGAESSPHVEAVLPGGLRLAWDTVETIRSFDPRWTAPRGSSRVSLAFAFDSPAEVDAAYGRLNEAGYHGKEPWDAPWGQRYAIVHDPDGNGVDLFSPLP, encoded by the coding sequence ATGAAAGCTCATCTGGATCTGATCGGCCTCGTCGTCGCCGACATGGCGGCGTCGCTGGCCTTCTACCGTCGGCTCGGCCTCGACCTTCCGGACGGGGCCGAGTCCTCACCGCACGTCGAGGCGGTCCTGCCGGGCGGGCTGCGGCTCGCCTGGGACACCGTGGAGACGATCAGAAGCTTCGACCCGCGGTGGACGGCCCCGCGGGGCTCGTCGCGGGTGAGCCTCGCGTTCGCCTTCGACTCGCCCGCCGAGGTGGACGCCGCCTACGGCCGGCTCAACGAAGCCGGCTACCACGGCAAGGAGCCTTGGGACGCCCCATGGGGCCAGCGCTACGCCATCGTCCACGACCCCGACGGCAACGGCGTCGACCTCTTCAGCCCGCTTCCGTGA
- a CDS encoding lamin tail domain-containing protein, with product MATPHATPRRTSRFGWLLATASLPVALAVAPPAHAASADLVIAEVYGGGGNSGSVLKSDFVELANAGTAPFDLTGYSVQYAPASPGASTQWQVTPLSGTVAPGKRFLVKEADGGSATAVALPAPDVTGTIPMAAGSGVVALVAGTTPLACKTLADCAADGSIKDLVGYGTAVIRETSAAGTLANNSSAGRKEGLADTDDNSADFAVQLPNPTNAAGTMLQVTPGGGTEEPPTEPGDKRIHDVQGAGRVSPAKDQKVTGVPGVVTAVTSDGFWIQDTEPDDDAATSEGLFVYTGNFAPAVAVGDAVLVTGVVKEYYPTTSANQTLTELTLPVYTKVSSGNPVPAAVPVAMPEKYTVDGYLDDLAVDPSATALDWLEAHEGMVVSVTDVRAVSATAYGEIWVQTRARQNRTKRGGTVYTGYDDPNSGRIQLHALGTAPTVDVGDTLKGTSSGPLHYQNYGGYSIYASAFGTEQDGGIQRQVVAPLPANSRTVGIATYNVENLAAGDGAAKFAQLAEGIVHNLGSPDIVALEEIQDNTGTTGGTDDPTVAADQTLAKFTAAIQAAGGPAYEWRQIDPVAHEDGGAPGGNIRQVFLFNPARGVEFVDRAGGDSTTAVQVVDGKGDKVSLSASPGRINPGSAAWTDSRKPLAGEFSFRGRQLFVIANHFNSKGGDQPLHGRTQPPVRSSETQRLQQAAEVNAFVDDLDRLSKGKAEVVVLGDINDYQFSPALKTLTGNGRALKPLIETLRPSERYSYIYDGNSQVLDHILLSPSIRSFGYGVVHINVEFAEKASDHDPQLVRIPQGGRPGNNGLPYLVK from the coding sequence GGACCGCGCCCTTCGACCTCACCGGCTACAGCGTCCAGTACGCGCCCGCCAGCCCCGGCGCGAGCACCCAGTGGCAGGTCACGCCGCTGAGCGGGACCGTCGCGCCCGGCAAGCGCTTCCTGGTCAAGGAGGCCGATGGCGGTTCGGCGACCGCCGTGGCGCTGCCCGCGCCCGATGTGACCGGGACCATCCCGATGGCCGCGGGCAGCGGCGTCGTCGCGCTGGTCGCGGGCACCACGCCGCTCGCCTGCAAGACCCTCGCCGACTGCGCCGCCGACGGCTCCATCAAGGACCTCGTCGGTTACGGCACGGCAGTCATACGTGAAACGTCGGCGGCGGGCACGCTCGCGAACAACTCCTCGGCGGGCCGCAAGGAGGGCCTGGCCGACACCGACGACAACTCCGCCGACTTCGCGGTGCAGCTGCCCAACCCGACCAACGCCGCGGGCACCATGCTCCAGGTGACGCCCGGCGGCGGCACCGAGGAGCCCCCCACCGAGCCGGGCGACAAGCGCATCCACGACGTGCAGGGCGCCGGGCGCGTCTCACCGGCCAAGGACCAGAAGGTCACGGGCGTGCCCGGCGTCGTCACCGCCGTCACCTCCGACGGGTTCTGGATCCAGGACACCGAGCCCGACGACGACGCCGCGACCAGCGAGGGCCTCTTCGTCTACACCGGGAACTTCGCGCCCGCGGTCGCGGTCGGCGACGCCGTCCTGGTGACCGGCGTGGTCAAGGAGTACTACCCGACCACCTCCGCCAACCAGACGCTCACCGAGCTGACCCTCCCCGTCTACACGAAGGTCTCCTCCGGCAACCCCGTGCCCGCGGCCGTGCCCGTCGCCATGCCGGAGAAGTACACGGTCGACGGCTACCTCGACGACCTGGCCGTCGACCCCTCGGCGACCGCCCTGGACTGGCTCGAGGCCCACGAGGGCATGGTCGTGTCCGTCACCGACGTGCGCGCCGTCTCGGCCACCGCCTACGGCGAGATCTGGGTGCAGACCCGCGCCCGCCAGAACCGCACCAAGCGCGGCGGCACCGTCTACACCGGGTACGACGACCCCAACAGCGGCCGCATCCAGCTCCACGCGCTGGGCACCGCCCCCACCGTCGACGTAGGGGACACCCTCAAGGGCACCTCCTCCGGGCCGCTGCACTACCAGAACTACGGCGGGTACTCCATCTACGCGTCGGCCTTCGGCACCGAGCAGGACGGCGGCATCCAGCGCCAGGTCGTCGCGCCGCTCCCGGCGAACAGCAGGACCGTCGGCATCGCCACCTACAACGTGGAGAACCTCGCGGCGGGCGACGGCGCCGCCAAGTTCGCTCAGCTCGCCGAGGGCATCGTGCACAACCTCGGCTCGCCCGACATCGTGGCCCTGGAGGAGATCCAGGACAACACCGGCACCACGGGCGGAACCGACGACCCTACCGTGGCCGCCGACCAGACCCTGGCGAAGTTCACCGCGGCCATCCAGGCGGCGGGCGGACCCGCCTACGAGTGGCGCCAGATCGACCCGGTCGCGCACGAGGACGGCGGCGCCCCCGGCGGCAACATCCGCCAGGTGTTCCTGTTCAACCCCGCGCGCGGCGTGGAGTTCGTCGACCGGGCCGGAGGCGACTCCACCACGGCCGTCCAAGTCGTCGACGGCAAGGGCGACAAGGTCTCCCTCTCCGCCTCTCCCGGCCGGATCAACCCCGGCAGCGCCGCCTGGACCGACAGCCGCAAGCCGCTCGCCGGAGAGTTCTCCTTCCGCGGAAGGCAGCTCTTCGTCATCGCCAACCACTTCAACAGCAAGGGCGGCGACCAGCCCCTGCACGGCCGCACCCAGCCGCCCGTGCGCTCCTCGGAGACCCAGCGGCTCCAGCAGGCCGCCGAGGTCAACGCCTTCGTCGACGACCTGGACCGGCTGAGCAAGGGCAAGGCCGAGGTCGTCGTCCTGGGCGACATCAACGACTACCAGTTCTCGCCCGCCCTGAAGACGCTCACCGGCAACGGCAGGGCGCTGAAGCCGCTGATCGAGACCCTGCGGCCGAGCGAGCGCTACAGCTACATCTACGACGGCAACTCCCAGGTGCTCGACCACATCCTGCTGAGCCCGTCGATCCGCAGCTTCGGCTACGGCGTCGTGCACATCAACGTCGAGTTCGCCGAGAAGGCCAGCGACCACGACCCCCAGCTCGTCCGCATCCCCCAGGGCGGCAGGCCCGGCAACAACGGACTGCCGTACCTGGTGAAGTAG